A region of the Canis lupus dingo isolate Sandy chromosome 8, ASM325472v2, whole genome shotgun sequence genome:
tcacaaattaaaagaaaaaaaagacataaaatagaaaagtaaccAAAATTCATGAAGTTTgtgcatggggggtggggggaggttgtTAATAACAGAGTACTGAAAGGAATCAATGACAATGTGATTAAAACAATTAGATTATGTGAttcagaaagaacagaaagaagcaaataaatagcaaaatcaaactatttaaaaaatagagaaaattagcacacttaaaaaatataaaatcttttagcATAAATCCTTTAAGAAAGCCTTCGATTTACCTATCCAAACAGGCAAATAGTCCAGATTTTCCTCCTACTGCACAAAGTACTTTGGGGGCACAGCGAGGTCGTGTCATCAGGACCGTCTGATGAGAGAGTCTATGTTCAGGCATAAAGTGGTACTTTAGGGCTTCATTCAAAAGATGTTTACAAGTGCGATCATCACGAATAAGATGATTTGCTTCATATAGTCTAGTGAGAAACTTAACACTCAGCAATGGTAATCTCACACTGTTAAGTAGCTGCGCTAAGTATTTCTGACGTTCTTGTACGTCATACTTGATCCAAGACTCAAGCGCataaaaaacagtctcttcagtaGCTACATTCAAACAGTCATTGGAAACAATTTCGTCCAAATCAGCATGTGTAAGCTCAAAAAACTCTTCAGTCTGGCACACAGCTTCAAAATTCTGGCATATGTATTTAGTAGCTGCCAAATAAAGGTCATGACAACCATATGTCTCTGCAAAACGAGAAATTCCAATACAATTACCAGGATCAAGCTGGCTTTCAAGAAACGCGCAACATTCTTTCAAGACAAGCTTTATCTGGAGCAGGTTTGCTGCTGGAAGGAGAGATTCAACTGTGTCCTGTGAAATAAAAACAGTCCCTGTATAGGCATACTCTACAATGGCCTGGAGAGCAGTTTCATCGATGCACTGAAACTCAACCTCACTGTTCTCTTTTTCAGAAAGGTTTCCAGTAAACATAGCTTTGAAATATGGGCTGATGCTGGCAAGTACCACTTTGTGAGCATGGATTTTAACATCACCGACTCGAAGAACGATGTCACAGAGTTCGTGATGTTGACGAAGAAGATTCAAGCCCTGCAGAAGCTGTTCAGAATGTAAGTGGGTTAAGTTAGCAAGCATGTAGGTCGGGGATGTGTGGTCCAtctgcagaaaaacaaaaagcatgaacaattatttcaaaataatcttgCCAGTATGATTCTTTTTTCAAACAGCACAAAATAAACGAAGTTTGTTATTTATTGGCCTGTTTGTTGGTTTTCAAATACTTTATGCTAAATACTAGACAGGGCTTTTAGCAATTATATAATTCAATTCCTATATTATAGATACTAAGAAATAGAGGCCCAAAGATTATGCGGAATGCCCTAAACCACAAAAGTCTCTTGACAATGGACTTTTGGACTGCGACTCTGCCAAGAACATGTAAAGTTCTACACAACTTTAAGTGCCGTGAATACAGCACTTAAGTGTCATTTTATTAAGTTGCCTCTTCCCATATCCTCAGTTCCACTAATTCTCACCCTTTCTACAATACTCTTTCACTCCAATAAAGTTTATGTAATTATTATAGctctatgcaaatattttcttaccaTAAGCCAGATTTTTGTCTATAACCTTTCTCCTCGTAtcttcttttcattcaattcaaattCTCAAAAGGCTGGGTCAAAATTAACTTCATGGGTAACCCTGTAAACATTTAAGTACTCAACTCCTTTACATGCAATTAATTATATGTGCTGCTTTGTATAACATAAACAACTCTTCCACTGTCTGAGACTCTCAACTCTCAATTCTCATTTGTCTGATTTAACAAATCAGACTGAAAAGTTCAGAATAAACAGGAAAGGTGAATGGATACAGGAAGTAAGAGAAGGGATTGAAAACGGAGCTATATCTAATGATACAAGAAAAGGGAATACAAAGGTAAActgattagaaaggaaaaaataaaactgtctttgttggCAGGAGACATGACTgtgtagaaaatctgaaacaatcaacagaaacatccctggaactaataagcaattacaGTAAGGTAGCAAGATAcgaagttaatatacaaaagtcaatcactttcctatataccagcaatgaacaagtgaaatttgaaattaaaaatctattaccATTGACATTAACacctaagaaaatgaaacagttacaaatctaacaaaatgtACACAAGACTATATgagagaaactataaaattctattgaaagaaatcaaagaactaaataaatgaagagattccatgttcatggataggaagactcaatattatcaagatgtcagttcttcctgACTTGGAACTATATAATTCAGCACaatctgaataaaaatttcagcaagttggggatccctgggtggctcagctgtttagcatctgcctttggcccagggtgtgatcctcgagtcctgggatcgagtcctgcattacgctccctgcatggagcctgcttctccctctgtctgtgcccctgcctctctctgtctctcatgaataaataaataaatctttaaaaaaatttttttttcagcaagttattttatggCTATggtaaactgattctaaagttgaTACAGGGAGGTAAAAGATGCATATTGCTAATtcaatattgaaaaaaagaacaaagttgaagaacTAACATTAcctaattttaagaattcttataagctatagtaatcaagacaagGTAGCACtactgaaagaataaatagaCTAATGAAACAGAATAGGGAGCCCAGATATAGAACCACATAaatagaggc
Encoded here:
- the KLHL28 gene encoding kelch-like protein 28 isoform X2, giving the protein MMDHTSPTYMLANLTHLHSEQLLQGLNLLRQHHELCDIVLRVGDVKIHAHKVVLASISPYFKAMFTGNLSEKENSEVEFQCIDETALQAIVEYAYTGTVFISQDTVESLLPAANLLQIKLVLKECCAFLESQLDPGNCIGISRFAETYGCHDLYLAATKYICQNFEAVCQTEEFFELTHADLDEIVSNDCLNVATEETVFYALESWIKYDVQERQKYLAQLLNSVRLPLLSVKFLTRLYEANHLIRDDRTCKHLLNEALKYHFMPEHRLSHQTVLMTRPRCAPKVLCAVGGKSGLFACLDSVEMYFPQNDSWIGLAPLNIPRYEFGICVLDQKVYVIGGIETNVRPGITIRKHENSVECWNPDTNTWTSLERMNESRSTLGVVVLAGELYALGGYDGQSYLQSVEKYIPKIRKWQPVAPMTTTRSCFAAAVLDGMIYAIGGYGPAHMNSVERYDPSKDSWEMVASMADKRIHFGVGVMLGFIFVVGGHNGVSHLSSIERYDPHQNQWTVCRPMKEPRTGVGAAVIDNYLYVVGGHSGSSYLNTVQKYDPISDTWLDSAGMIYCRCNFGLTAL
- the KLHL28 gene encoding kelch-like protein 28 isoform X1, with protein sequence MQGTHKSFRIQITLSTDNVITENWVTKMDHTSPTYMLANLTHLHSEQLLQGLNLLRQHHELCDIVLRVGDVKIHAHKVVLASISPYFKAMFTGNLSEKENSEVEFQCIDETALQAIVEYAYTGTVFISQDTVESLLPAANLLQIKLVLKECCAFLESQLDPGNCIGISRFAETYGCHDLYLAATKYICQNFEAVCQTEEFFELTHADLDEIVSNDCLNVATEETVFYALESWIKYDVQERQKYLAQLLNSVRLPLLSVKFLTRLYEANHLIRDDRTCKHLLNEALKYHFMPEHRLSHQTVLMTRPRCAPKVLCAVGGKSGLFACLDSVEMYFPQNDSWIGLAPLNIPRYEFGICVLDQKVYVIGGIETNVRPGITIRKHENSVECWNPDTNTWTSLERMNESRSTLGVVVLAGELYALGGYDGQSYLQSVEKYIPKIRKWQPVAPMTTTRSCFAAAVLDGMIYAIGGYGPAHMNSVERYDPSKDSWEMVASMADKRIHFGVGVMLGFIFVVGGHNGVSHLSSIERYDPHQNQWTVCRPMKEPRTGVGAAVIDNYLYVVGGHSGSSYLNTVQKYDPISDTWLDSAGMIYCRCNFGLTAL
- the KLHL28 gene encoding kelch-like protein 28 isoform X3 translates to MDHTSPTYMLANLTHLHSEQLLQGLNLLRQHHELCDIVLRVGDVKIHAHKVVLASISPYFKAMFTGNLSEKENSEVEFQCIDETALQAIVEYAYTGTVFISQDTVESLLPAANLLQIKLVLKECCAFLESQLDPGNCIGISRFAETYGCHDLYLAATKYICQNFEAVCQTEEFFELTHADLDEIVSNDCLNVATEETVFYALESWIKYDVQERQKYLAQLLNSVRLPLLSVKFLTRLYEANHLIRDDRTCKHLLNEALKYHFMPEHRLSHQTVLMTRPRCAPKVLCAVGGKSGLFACLDSVEMYFPQNDSWIGLAPLNIPRYEFGICVLDQKVYVIGGIETNVRPGITIRKHENSVECWNPDTNTWTSLERMNESRSTLGVVVLAGELYALGGYDGQSYLQSVEKYIPKIRKWQPVAPMTTTRSCFAAAVLDGMIYAIGGYGPAHMNSVERYDPSKDSWEMVASMADKRIHFGVGVMLGFIFVVGGHNGVSHLSSIERYDPHQNQWTVCRPMKEPRTGVGAAVIDNYLYVVGGHSGSSYLNTVQKYDPISDTWLDSAGMIYCRCNFGLTAL